The following are from one region of the Prevotella communis genome:
- a CDS encoding leucine-rich repeat domain-containing protein has protein sequence MKKKLVSLFALMFMTTLGAHADIDINETNFPDRKFRKFLLAQTYGADGKLTPEEIDGVTSMKVQFMEIQSLKGIEHFTALTSLKCSFNLLKTLDLTQNTALEELLCDNNLLTALDLTKNTALTRLFCYENNILSIDLSQNTELETLSCSENQLRTLDLSKNTVLSWVNCSNNLLTALDLSQNAALEELNISLNQIKGETMDALVASLPAVSKGKLYAIYNKQDQNEITTTQVTAANANGWTIYTYDGNDWKVYADPTAVQNVKAAANDTSANKKKYFKDGKIVIEANGKEFDAAGAQVK, from the coding sequence ATGAAGAAAAAGTTAGTCTCACTTTTCGCCCTGATGTTCATGACAACGCTGGGTGCACATGCCGATATTGACATCAACGAAACTAACTTTCCCGACAGGAAGTTCCGCAAATTCCTGTTAGCCCAGACGTATGGCGCTGACGGCAAACTGACGCCAGAGGAAATTGACGGTGTGACGAGTATGAAAGTGCAGTTTATGGAAATCCAGAGCCTGAAGGGCATAGAGCACTTCACGGCGCTGACAAGCCTGAAATGCAGCTTCAACCTGCTGAAGACGCTCGACCTGACGCAGAACACGGCGCTGGAAGAACTCCTCTGCGACAACAACCTGCTGACGGCTCTCGACCTGACGAAGAACACGGCGCTGACAAGACTCTTCTGCTACGAAAACAACATCCTATCGATCGACCTGTCGCAGAATACGGAACTGGAAACCCTGTCGTGCAGCGAAAACCAGCTGAGGACGCTCGACCTGTCGAAGAACACGGTGCTGTCATGGGTGAATTGCTCCAACAATCTGCTGACGGCTCTCGACCTGTCGCAGAACGCGGCGCTTGAGGAGCTGAACATTTCTCTGAACCAGATAAAGGGCGAGACAATGGACGCATTGGTAGCGAGCCTGCCTGCCGTATCTAAAGGCAAACTGTATGCTATCTATAACAAACAGGATCAGAACGAGATAACCACCACGCAGGTGACGGCCGCTAATGCCAATGGCTGGACGATATACACCTACGACGGTAACGACTGGAAGGTGTATGCAGATCCTACCGCCGTGCAGAATGTAAAGGCTGCTGCTAACGACACTTCCGCTAACAAGAAGAAATACTTCAAGGACGGAAAAATTGTCATCGAGGCTAACGGCAAGGAGTTTGACGCTGCCGGAGCACAAGTGAAGTAG
- the thrC gene encoding threonine synthase, whose amino-acid sequence MKYYSTNGKAPVADLRKAVVKGLAEDRGLYMPEVINKLPQQFFTDMPKMKFQGIAFNVASAFFGDDVDLDSLQDLVYDTLQFPCPVVKVKESIYSLELFHGPTLAFKDVGARFMARLLQYFLRRGGSVCGDGSVCGDGSVCGDGYVCGDGSVCGCGTATKSKSVNVLVATSGDTGSAVANGFLGVDGIHVYVLYPKGKVSPIQECQFTTLGKNITAIEVDGVFDDCQALVKSAFMDKELNEHMMLTSANSINVARFLPQAFYYFNAVAQLMALGHNPEDIVICVPSGNFGNICAALFGHQMGMPVKRFIAANNANDIFFNYLQTGQYNPKPSKQTLANAMDVGDPSNFARIINLYSENGKLSPEETHKRITSLISGATYSDEQIRETMRQCYKETGYILDPHGACGYRALEEQLKPGEIGVFCETAHPAKFKEKVDDILGIDVAIPERLAAFMKGEKQSVPMTKAFADFKAYLLKQ is encoded by the coding sequence ATGAAATACTATAGCACCAATGGAAAAGCCCCTGTGGCAGATCTTCGCAAAGCCGTGGTAAAAGGCTTGGCAGAAGACCGCGGACTCTATATGCCTGAGGTTATCAACAAACTGCCTCAGCAGTTCTTCACCGACATGCCGAAGATGAAGTTCCAGGGCATCGCTTTCAATGTGGCCAGTGCCTTTTTTGGCGACGATGTAGACCTCGACAGTCTGCAGGACCTGGTATACGACACCCTGCAGTTCCCTTGTCCCGTGGTCAAGGTCAAGGAAAGCATCTACTCCCTCGAACTCTTCCACGGTCCCACCCTGGCCTTCAAGGATGTAGGTGCCCGCTTCATGGCTCGCCTCCTGCAGTATTTCCTGCGTCGTGGCGGTTCCGTATGTGGCGACGGTTCCGTATGTGGCGACGGTTCCGTATGTGGCGACGGTTACGTATGTGGCGACGGTTCCGTATGTGGCTGTGGTACAGCCACCAAATCCAAATCCGTCAACGTCCTCGTTGCCACCTCTGGCGACACCGGTTCTGCCGTGGCCAATGGTTTCCTGGGCGTCGATGGTATCCATGTCTATGTGCTCTATCCCAAGGGCAAGGTATCACCTATCCAAGAGTGCCAGTTCACCACGTTGGGCAAGAACATCACTGCCATTGAGGTCGATGGTGTCTTCGACGACTGTCAGGCTCTGGTCAAGAGCGCCTTCATGGACAAGGAACTCAACGAGCACATGATGCTCACCTCGGCCAACTCCATCAACGTGGCGCGTTTCCTGCCCCAGGCATTCTATTACTTCAATGCCGTGGCACAACTCATGGCCCTTGGCCACAACCCCGAAGACATCGTTATCTGCGTGCCATCAGGCAACTTCGGCAACATCTGTGCCGCCCTGTTTGGCCATCAGATGGGCATGCCCGTGAAGCGCTTCATTGCTGCCAACAATGCCAACGATATCTTCTTCAACTATCTGCAGACGGGCCAGTACAATCCCAAGCCCTCTAAGCAGACATTGGCTAACGCTATGGACGTGGGCGATCCCTCAAACTTTGCCCGTATCATCAACCTCTATTCTGAGAATGGCAAACTGTCGCCCGAGGAGACCCACAAGCGCATCACCAGCCTCATCAGCGGTGCCACCTATAGCGACGAACAGATTCGCGAGACCATGCGCCAGTGCTACAAGGAGACGGGCTATATCCTCGATCCTCACGGAGCATGCGGCTATCGCGCCCTCGAGGAACAGCTCAAGCCCGGCGAGATTGGCGTCTTCTGCGAGACAGCCCATCCCGCGAAGTTCAAGGAGAAGGTGGACGATATCCTGGGCATCGACGTAGCCATCCCCGAACGCCTTGCCGCCTTTATGAAGGGCGAGAAGCAGAGCGTCCCCATGACAAAGGCTTTCGCCGACTTTAAGGCTTATCTCTTAAAGCAGTAA
- a CDS encoding cofactor-independent phosphoglycerate mutase: MKHIIILGDGMADHKVDRLGGKTLLQYARPEYMNRLAKAGRTGRLVTVPEGFPPGSEVANTAILGYDLNKVYEGRGPLEAASIGYEMQADDFAIRCNIITLEDGKIITHNGGNLQTEDARILIDYLNETLAKPINEKEGCERVKFICGIQYRHLLIIKGGNKHIVCAPPHDHPNEPWHPLLVTPEPGLADSDTVVSDSVADTSHLSPTETASLINDLILRSQELLAQHPFNQARAARGERQANSIWPWSGGYRPSMQTLMQQYPQVKTGAVISAVDLIQGIGKYAGLRIIKVPGATGLADTNYEGKAQAAIDALQTDDFVFVHVEATDEAGHDGDLDLKLKAIDYLDQRLIKPIFEATEQMSEPVCIAILPDHPTPVEQRIHVNEPVPFLIYYKGIEPDAVEHYDEEACVTGSYGLLRLQQFMQEFMRIN, encoded by the coding sequence ATGAAGCATATCATTATTTTAGGCGACGGCATGGCCGACCATAAGGTCGACCGCCTTGGCGGGAAGACCCTTCTGCAATATGCACGTCCTGAATACATGAACCGCCTGGCAAAGGCAGGCCGAACAGGCCGTTTGGTTACCGTTCCCGAGGGTTTCCCCCCAGGTTCAGAAGTAGCCAATACCGCCATCCTGGGCTATGACCTCAACAAGGTCTATGAAGGACGCGGTCCTCTGGAAGCAGCTTCTATTGGTTACGAGATGCAAGCCGATGATTTCGCCATCCGCTGTAATATCATCACACTCGAGGATGGAAAGATTATCACCCACAATGGTGGTAACCTCCAAACGGAGGATGCCCGCATACTCATCGATTATCTCAACGAGACTCTCGCCAAGCCCATCAACGAGAAAGAGGGCTGCGAGCGCGTCAAGTTCATCTGTGGCATTCAGTATCGCCATCTGCTCATCATCAAGGGGGGCAACAAGCACATTGTCTGTGCTCCGCCCCACGATCATCCCAACGAGCCCTGGCATCCCCTCCTGGTAACCCCGGAGCCCGGTTTAGCAGACAGCGATACCGTGGTCAGCGATTCGGTCGCTGACACCTCTCATCTCTCCCCCACAGAAACCGCCTCTCTCATCAACGACCTCATCCTGCGTTCGCAGGAGCTCCTCGCCCAGCACCCTTTCAACCAGGCGCGTGCTGCCCGTGGTGAGCGTCAGGCCAACAGCATCTGGCCTTGGAGCGGCGGCTATCGTCCTTCCATGCAGACCCTCATGCAGCAGTACCCCCAGGTAAAGACGGGAGCTGTCATCTCGGCTGTCGATCTTATTCAGGGTATTGGCAAATATGCCGGCCTGCGCATCATCAAGGTGCCCGGTGCCACCGGACTGGCCGACACTAACTACGAAGGCAAGGCGCAGGCTGCCATCGACGCCCTGCAGACTGATGACTTCGTATTTGTGCATGTAGAGGCTACTGACGAGGCTGGCCATGATGGCGACCTCGACCTGAAGCTCAAGGCTATCGACTACCTGGACCAGCGCCTCATCAAGCCCATCTTCGAGGCCACCGAACAGATGAGCGAACCTGTATGCATCGCCATCCTGCCCGATCACCCCACACCCGTTGAGCAGCGCATCCATGTCAACGAGCCAGTGCCTTTCCTTATATATTATAAAGGTATAGAGCCCGACGCTGTGGAGCACTATGATGAGGAGGCATGCGTCACTGGCAGTTATGGACTATTGCGCCTCCAGCAGTTCATGCAAGAATTCATGAGAATCAATTAG
- a CDS encoding endonuclease domain-containing protein yields the protein MNYSNHPVTKEFRQLQRKYPTPAEHRLWTRLRNRQVDGYKFRRQHGFGPYIMDFYCPQLRLCIEVDGSIHDTQECTIKDADRTAFLNENRIVVIRFTNEEIETTIDNVIERIKEIIKERLS from the coding sequence ATGAATTATTCCAACCATCCGGTCACAAAGGAATTTCGTCAACTGCAAAGAAAATACCCTACCCCCGCAGAGCACCGACTATGGACAAGACTACGCAACCGCCAAGTTGATGGTTACAAGTTCAGAAGGCAACATGGTTTTGGACCATATATTATGGACTTCTATTGTCCCCAGCTCAGATTATGTATTGAAGTAGATGGAAGTATACACGATACACAAGAGTGCACTATAAAAGATGCTGATAGAACAGCTTTCTTAAATGAAAACAGAATTGTGGTTATTCGATTCACAAATGAAGAAATTGAAACAACCATTGATAATGTTATTGAAAGAATAAAAGAAATAATTAAAGAGAGATTATCATGA
- a CDS encoding carbon-nitrogen hydrolase — translation MNKKCSNPQPPNLGGLKIGFLQQHNTSNVVNNIERLCDGIRDLAKRGAELVVLQELHNSLYFCQIEDVNLFDLAEPIPGPSTDIYGRVAKECGIVLVTSLFERRAPGLYHNTAVVFEKDGTIAGKYRKMHIPDDPGYYEKFYFTPGDLGFEPIQTSVGRLGVLVCWDQWYPEAARLMALAGAELLIYPTAIGFDPNDTPDEQERQRMAWQTVMRGHAVANGLPVVAVNRVGDEDGVPFWGTSFVCGPQGELYYEASTTDEESIIVDIDMKRSEQVRRWWPFLRDRRIEAYGDLTKRFCD, via the coding sequence ATGAATAAAAAATGTTCAAACCCCCAACCCCCTAACTTAGGGGGCCTTAAAATAGGATTTCTTCAGCAACACAACACATCCAATGTTGTCAACAATATCGAGCGCCTCTGCGATGGCATCCGTGACCTCGCCAAGCGCGGTGCAGAACTCGTTGTTCTGCAGGAGCTCCACAACTCCCTCTATTTCTGTCAGATAGAGGATGTCAACCTCTTCGACCTGGCCGAACCCATCCCAGGTCCCTCCACCGACATCTATGGCCGCGTAGCCAAGGAATGCGGCATCGTGCTCGTCACCTCCCTTTTCGAGCGCCGTGCCCCCGGTCTCTACCATAACACCGCCGTTGTCTTCGAGAAAGACGGCACCATTGCCGGCAAATACCGCAAGATGCATATCCCCGACGACCCCGGCTATTATGAGAAGTTCTATTTCACCCCTGGTGACCTCGGCTTCGAGCCCATCCAGACCTCTGTAGGCCGTCTTGGCGTCCTCGTCTGCTGGGACCAGTGGTATCCCGAGGCAGCCCGTCTCATGGCCCTTGCCGGTGCCGAGCTCCTCATCTACCCCACCGCCATCGGCTTCGACCCCAACGACACCCCCGACGAGCAGGAGCGCCAGCGTATGGCCTGGCAGACCGTGATGCGTGGCCATGCCGTGGCCAACGGACTCCCGGTCGTTGCCGTCAATCGTGTAGGCGATGAAGACGGCGTTCCCTTCTGGGGCACCAGCTTCGTCTGCGGTCCTCAGGGTGAACTCTATTATGAGGCATCAACCACCGACGAGGAAAGCATCATCGTAGATATTGACATGAAGCGATCCGAACAGGTACGCCGCTGGTGGCCCTTCCTCCGCGACCGTCGCATCGAGGCCTATGGCGACCTCACCAAGCGATTCTGCGACTGA
- a CDS encoding agmatine deiminase family protein, translating into MNTKKRRMQAEWEPQSMVQLTWPHKDTDWAPILPEITAVYEEMAREICKREALLIVAPESLTSDIKHLTSNILHLTSNDTWARDHGFITVEETTALSPQTSDIRHQPSDIVLLDFKFNGWGEKFEANLDNQINKHLYDQGIVKGKYESHLDFVLEGGSIESDGKGTIFTTTCCLMAPHRNQPLTQAQIEARLKEYLGAERVVWLNHGSLIGDDTDGHIDTLVRICPDDTIVYTGGDADHPDLALMEEELRALRTLEGRPYRLLKLPLPRPIYDPPVAEGSVVSDSVADSDRLPATYANYLVINGAVLVPTYAQPDLDAEALRIIGEAYPDREIIGIDCRAVIKQHGSLHCCTMQYYPCPLS; encoded by the coding sequence ATGAATACGAAAAAAAGACGCATGCAGGCCGAGTGGGAACCCCAGAGCATGGTACAGCTCACCTGGCCTCACAAGGACACCGACTGGGCCCCTATCCTGCCCGAGATTACCGCTGTCTACGAGGAGATGGCGCGAGAAATCTGTAAGCGTGAGGCCCTGCTCATAGTGGCCCCTGAGAGCCTCACATCAGACATCAAACATCTTACATCAAACATCTTACATCTAACATCTAATGACACCTGGGCGCGCGACCACGGCTTCATTACCGTAGAGGAAACCACCGCCCTCAGCCCTCAGACATCAGACATCAGACATCAGCCCTCTGACATCGTCCTTCTCGATTTCAAGTTCAACGGCTGGGGTGAGAAGTTCGAGGCCAATCTGGATAATCAGATCAACAAGCACCTCTACGACCAAGGCATCGTTAAGGGCAAGTACGAGTCCCACCTCGACTTCGTCCTCGAGGGCGGCTCTATCGAGAGCGATGGCAAGGGCACCATTTTCACAACGACCTGTTGCCTCATGGCGCCTCATCGCAACCAGCCCCTCACGCAGGCCCAGATTGAAGCCCGCCTCAAGGAATATCTCGGTGCCGAGCGCGTTGTATGGCTCAACCACGGCAGCCTCATTGGCGATGATACCGATGGCCATATCGATACCCTGGTACGCATCTGTCCAGACGACACCATCGTCTATACCGGTGGCGATGCCGACCATCCTGATTTGGCACTGATGGAAGAAGAGTTGCGTGCACTTCGCACCCTTGAGGGCCGTCCTTACCGCCTTCTGAAGCTCCCCCTCCCCCGTCCTATCTATGATCCTCCCGTGGCCGAAGGTAGTGTGGTCAGCGATTCCGTCGCTGACAGTGACCGTCTCCCCGCCACCTATGCCAACTATCTGGTCATCAATGGTGCCGTCCTGGTGCCCACCTATGCCCAGCCCGACCTCGACGCCGAGGCCCTCCGTATCATTGGCGAGGCCTATCCCGACCGCGAGATTATCGGCATCGACTGTCGTGCCGTCATCAAGCAGCACGGCTCCCTCCATTGCTGCACCATGCAGTACTATCCATGCCCCCTAAGTTAG
- the mutT gene encoding 8-oxo-dGTP diphosphatase MutT yields MKQIEVVAAIIRDEEGRVFGTQRGYGEWKDWWEFPGGKIEAGETPEEALKREIQEELETEICVDEFLCTVKYDYPKFHLTMHCYWCHIESGSLTLNEHEAARWLAKDELGSVKWLPADVEVVEKMKKQI; encoded by the coding sequence ATGAAACAGATAGAAGTTGTAGCAGCAATCATCCGCGATGAGGAAGGACGCGTATTCGGCACTCAGCGTGGATATGGCGAGTGGAAGGACTGGTGGGAATTTCCTGGCGGGAAAATTGAGGCTGGGGAGACTCCCGAGGAAGCACTGAAGCGTGAAATACAGGAAGAACTGGAAACGGAGATCTGTGTGGATGAATTTCTGTGTACTGTGAAGTATGATTATCCGAAATTTCACCTGACGATGCATTGCTATTGGTGTCATATTGAAAGTGGCAGCCTGACGCTGAACGAACACGAGGCGGCACGATGGCTCGCGAAGGACGAGCTGGGTAGCGTGAAGTGGCTGCCAGCAGATGTAGAAGTGGTGGAGAAAATGAAAAAGCAAATATAA
- the bcp gene encoding thioredoxin-dependent thiol peroxidase: MTIGDKAPEILGKDEQGRDIRLSDYKGRKLVLYFYPKDNTSGCTAEACSLRDHYSELQGRDYEVVGVSKDSAASHVKFKEKFQLPFPLIADINHELLEAMGAWGEKNMYGKKTMGTIRTTFIINEEGIIEKIFAGKQVKTKEHAEQILDNHETVL; this comes from the coding sequence ATGACTATTGGAGACAAAGCGCCCGAGATTCTGGGCAAGGACGAACAGGGACGGGACATCCGTCTGAGTGATTACAAGGGTAGGAAGCTGGTGCTATACTTCTACCCGAAGGACAATACGAGTGGATGTACCGCAGAGGCTTGCAGCTTGCGCGACCACTACAGCGAACTGCAGGGTAGGGACTATGAGGTGGTTGGTGTGAGCAAAGACTCGGCTGCTTCGCACGTGAAGTTTAAGGAGAAGTTCCAGTTGCCGTTCCCCTTGATTGCTGACATCAATCATGAATTGCTGGAGGCGATGGGTGCTTGGGGTGAGAAGAATATGTATGGCAAGAAGACGATGGGTACCATACGCACTACTTTTATCATCAACGAGGAAGGCATCATCGAGAAGATATTTGCAGGGAAGCAGGTGAAGACCAAGGAACACGCTGAGCAAATTTTGGATAATCACGAGACGGTTCTTTGA
- a CDS encoding ATP-binding cassette domain-containing protein, producing the protein MNGMLELNDVVVEGASKTVSMMAKEGEVTCLTGDSREVRSHLLLAMLGLSPVRSGFISIDGEPLNRQTVKTLRRMMAYVPEELVADGEVTVYEPPTVQEVFEWKENRDAAISNGLLEEEIRRTMAPRKKAQLLAVAVLRKRPILLVDQPHVLSADYLRQQARDGHIVIVSSDDEDILRVSDNVIEL; encoded by the coding sequence ATGAATGGTATGCTGGAACTGAATGATGTGGTGGTAGAAGGAGCCTCAAAGACGGTGTCGATGATGGCTAAGGAAGGCGAGGTGACATGCCTGACGGGAGACAGTCGGGAGGTGCGCTCGCATCTGCTCCTGGCCATGCTGGGACTGTCGCCCGTGAGAAGCGGCTTCATCAGTATTGACGGGGAACCGCTGAACAGGCAGACCGTGAAGACGCTGAGAAGGATGATGGCCTATGTGCCTGAGGAACTGGTGGCCGACGGTGAGGTGACGGTGTATGAACCACCTACGGTGCAGGAGGTGTTTGAATGGAAGGAGAACAGGGATGCGGCTATCTCCAACGGACTGCTGGAGGAGGAAATAAGACGCACGATGGCTCCAAGGAAGAAAGCGCAGCTACTGGCCGTGGCGGTGCTGAGAAAGCGACCCATCCTGCTGGTGGACCAGCCGCATGTGCTCTCGGCCGATTATCTGCGTCAGCAGGCGCGCGACGGACATATCGTCATTGTGAGCAGTGATGATGAGGATATACTGCGTGTGAGTGATAACGTGATAGAACTATAA
- the thrA gene encoding bifunctional aspartate kinase/homoserine dehydrogenase I, with product MKVMKFGGTSVGSVKSILSLKEIVEAEARTQPVIVVVSALSGITDKLITMSQMAKQGDERYREEFDAMVRRHHSMIDTIIQDINKRVDLINNVDQLFDQLKSIYYGVYLIHDLSKKTEDTIVSYGERLSSHIVAAMVKNGVRMNSRDFIRTQKKQGKHVVDTEETTKLVKEAFSSVCCDSVATNKIYVVPGFIARDSDTHETTNLGRGGSDYTASILAAVLNAEVLEIWTDVDGFMTADPKVIKSAYTINELSYVEAMELCNFGAKVIYPPTIYPVCVKNIPIKVKNTFNPEHPGTLIKANIENDQKPIKGISSIKGTSLITVTGLSMVGVIGVNRRIFTTLANKGISVFMVSQASSENSTSIGVRDEDAEAAVEVLNAEFAKEIETGAMFPMQVESGLATIAIVGENMKQTPGIAGKLFGTLGRSGISVIACAQGASETNISFVVDGKFLRKSLNVLHDSFFLSEYKVLNIFICGIGTVGGMLLEQIRTQQQFLMQSRRLKLNVVGISDVANFVLDRDGIDLDNYEQILRAGFPANTEHMRDEIVKMNIFNSVFVDCTASKQIATLYQTFLEHNISVVAANKIAASSDYDSYLKLKQTARDRGVWFRYETNVGAGLPIIGTINDLCNSGDKILKIEAILSGTLNFIFNEIAADVPFSETVRRAKEQRYSEPDPRIDLSGTDVIRKLVILTREAGYKVEQDDVEKHLFVPDSYFEGSIDDFWAKLPELDADFEARRKVLESENKRWRFVATMEADEKDPSNFKTSVALKEVPYGHPFYGLEGSNNIVLLTTERYKEYPMLIQGYGAGAAVTAAGVFANIMSIANI from the coding sequence ATGAAAGTAATGAAATTCGGCGGAACGTCCGTAGGTTCCGTAAAAAGCATTTTGAGCTTAAAAGAAATTGTGGAGGCAGAGGCTCGGACGCAACCTGTCATAGTAGTAGTAAGCGCACTCAGCGGCATCACCGACAAATTGATTACGATGTCGCAGATGGCAAAACAGGGAGACGAGCGCTATCGCGAGGAATTCGACGCGATGGTCAGACGCCACCACTCGATGATAGACACTATCATCCAGGACATCAACAAGCGCGTAGACTTAATTAATAATGTAGACCAGCTCTTCGATCAGTTGAAGAGTATCTACTATGGTGTTTACCTGATTCACGATCTGTCGAAGAAGACCGAGGACACCATCGTATCCTATGGAGAGCGCCTCAGTTCCCATATCGTTGCTGCGATGGTGAAGAATGGTGTTCGTATGAACAGCCGCGACTTCATCCGCACACAGAAGAAGCAGGGCAAGCATGTTGTCGACACCGAAGAGACCACCAAGCTCGTCAAGGAGGCCTTCAGCAGTGTGTGTTGCGATTCTGTCGCAACAAATAAAATCTACGTCGTTCCCGGCTTCATTGCCCGCGACAGTGACACTCACGAGACAACCAACCTGGGACGTGGCGGTTCCGACTATACCGCTTCTATCCTTGCTGCCGTACTGAATGCTGAGGTGCTGGAGATCTGGACCGATGTCGATGGTTTCATGACAGCCGACCCCAAAGTCATCAAGAGCGCTTATACCATTAACGAACTTTCTTACGTAGAGGCGATGGAGCTGTGCAACTTCGGTGCAAAGGTTATCTACCCGCCAACCATCTATCCCGTCTGCGTAAAAAATATCCCCATCAAGGTTAAGAACACCTTCAATCCTGAACATCCGGGCACGCTTATCAAGGCTAACATTGAGAACGACCAGAAGCCTATCAAGGGTATCTCTTCTATCAAGGGTACTTCCCTGATTACCGTCACTGGTCTGTCAATGGTGGGTGTCATCGGTGTCAACCGCCGTATCTTCACCACCCTGGCCAACAAGGGCATCTCTGTCTTCATGGTATCACAGGCTTCTTCTGAGAACTCTACCTCTATTGGTGTGCGCGACGAGGATGCCGAGGCTGCAGTAGAAGTGCTGAATGCTGAGTTTGCCAAGGAGATTGAGACGGGTGCCATGTTCCCCATGCAGGTAGAGAGCGGACTCGCTACTATCGCCATCGTGGGTGAGAACATGAAGCAGACACCTGGTATCGCCGGCAAACTGTTTGGCACTCTCGGACGCTCAGGTATCTCTGTGATTGCTTGTGCCCAGGGTGCTTCCGAGACGAATATCTCATTCGTGGTCGATGGCAAGTTCCTGCGTAAGTCACTGAACGTGCTCCACGACTCGTTCTTCCTGTCTGAATACAAGGTGCTCAACATCTTCATTTGCGGTATCGGTACCGTGGGTGGCATGTTGCTCGAGCAGATTCGCACCCAACAGCAGTTCCTGATGCAGTCACGCCGTCTGAAGCTGAATGTGGTTGGTATTTCTGATGTAGCCAACTTCGTTCTCGACCGTGACGGTATCGACCTCGATAACTACGAGCAGATTCTGCGTGCAGGCTTCCCCGCTAATACGGAGCATATGCGCGACGAGATTGTCAAGATGAATATCTTCAACTCTGTCTTTGTCGACTGTACCGCCAGCAAGCAGATTGCCACGCTCTACCAGACTTTCCTGGAGCATAATATCTCTGTTGTTGCTGCTAATAAGATTGCCGCATCAAGCGATTACGACAGCTACCTGAAGCTGAAGCAGACGGCCCGCGATCGCGGTGTATGGTTCCGCTATGAGACCAACGTAGGTGCTGGTCTGCCTATCATCGGTACCATCAACGACCTGTGCAACTCGGGTGATAAGATTCTGAAGATCGAGGCCATCCTCTCTGGTACACTGAACTTCATCTTCAATGAGATTGCTGCCGATGTGCCCTTCTCTGAGACTGTTCGTCGCGCCAAGGAGCAGCGCTACTCTGAGCCCGACCCACGTATCGACCTCAGTGGTACGGACGTGATCCGCAAACTGGTTATCCTGACGCGTGAGGCTGGCTATAAGGTAGAGCAGGATGATGTAGAGAAGCATCTCTTCGTGCCCGACAGCTATTTCGAGGGTTCTATCGATGATTTCTGGGCTAAGCTGCCTGAACTCGATGCCGACTTCGAAGCCCGTCGCAAGGTACTGGAGAGCGAGAACAAGCGCTGGCGCTTCGTGGCTACGATGGAAGCCGACGAGAAAGATCCTTCTAACTTCAAGACCAGCGTTGCCCTGAAGGAGGTACCTTACGGACATCCTTTCTATGGTCTGGAGGGTTCCAACAATATCGTGCTCCTCACCACTGAGCGTTATAAGGAGTATCCGATGCTCATCCAGGGCTATGGTGCCGGTGCAGCCGTTACCGCAGCCGGTGTCTTCGCCAATATCATGTCTATCGCTAACATCTAA
- a CDS encoding ABC transporter permease — MMSSDISFWGVSLLVVLLLASVAVYWLIDRKEMARVLRVFGLMAGQMAVIGIIAWTACKANAWWADMLWLVVLIALATGWCLYKMRKTWKQMLTSVVAALTAGTLIGSGVMMLCMPGRFFIPITAVMVTHLVVAVKETLQTYQRSLTHTEAHRLYMQANGATLLESLMPSVRRALRATVQPQLRTMAQPLLVTMPLLFVGMLLGGVSPATAVVVMILLMMAAFVSTVVAAIVALYCFKR; from the coding sequence ATGATGAGCTCAGATATATCGTTTTGGGGCGTGAGCCTGTTGGTGGTGTTGCTATTGGCATCAGTAGCCGTCTATTGGTTGATAGACCGTAAGGAGATGGCGCGCGTGCTGCGGGTGTTTGGCCTGATGGCAGGTCAGATGGCAGTGATAGGCATCATTGCCTGGACGGCCTGTAAAGCGAACGCCTGGTGGGCAGATATGCTGTGGTTGGTGGTTCTGATAGCCCTGGCCACAGGCTGGTGTCTGTACAAGATGCGGAAGACATGGAAGCAGATGCTGACGTCTGTGGTGGCTGCCTTGACGGCAGGCACGCTGATTGGTAGCGGCGTGATGATGCTCTGCATGCCAGGCCGGTTCTTTATCCCCATAACGGCAGTGATGGTGACTCATCTGGTGGTGGCTGTGAAGGAGACGCTGCAGACCTATCAGCGCAGTCTGACGCATACGGAAGCACACCGCCTGTATATGCAGGCCAACGGTGCCACGTTGCTGGAGTCGCTGATGCCCAGCGTGCGCAGAGCCCTGAGAGCCACCGTACAGCCCCAGCTACGAACAATGGCACAGCCCCTGTTGGTGACCATGCCATTGCTCTTTGTAGGTATGTTGCTGGGCGGCGTATCGCCTGCCACGGCAGTTGTCGTGATGATTTTACTGATGATGGCTGCCTTCGTGTCGACGGTGGTAGCAGCCATCGTAGCCCTTTACTGCTTTAAGAGATAA